One genomic region from Vitis riparia cultivar Riparia Gloire de Montpellier isolate 1030 chromosome 17, EGFV_Vit.rip_1.0, whole genome shotgun sequence encodes:
- the LOC117904796 gene encoding uncharacterized protein LOC117904796 — MAMPSQSRSSGRGEEDNSEWRQAIERRQLASERQLQTLLQETARLREENAILRIQASSTGPSRRQHSRGQVANSRPHLESIYPGTAEVIPEAHNTRPQEPHTPMPRAPREESSDSTHFSSKRRRDRRSQLSGAMRARLGPQQPGRPKPPANTTRGVYHDPTVTPIPQNVLSHRDPLVTPMVQNVPPHQAVRSIGKNPPNEPPIGSISKRLDDMLSTPFCSHIIHYEPPRGFLVPKFSTYDGCSDPFDHIMHYRQLMTLDIGNDPLLCKVFPASLQGQTLSWFHRLPPNSVDNFRDLSEAFVGQYLCSAWHKQNISTLQNIKMKDNESLREFVKRFGQAVLQVEACSMDAVLQIFKRSICPGTPFFESLAKKPPVTMDDLFRRANKYSMLEDDVRAATQQVLVAAQPSKGSIEGSVKLPDRPRPSDQRQEGPGRPEMPPLTPLSITYEKLLPMIQSMSDFRWPRPLESDPSRRDHSKKCAYHKEHGHTTETCRSLQYLVEKLIKAGHLRQYLRSDARDRDASRNRDFGAPTVPATPKAVINYINGGPSDEEINSKRKRLKLLREAMVRERVNSIRPGITGGSPHPIDGTITFPPVDPTRILRPHRDALILSLGIDKFDVRRILVDPGSSADLIQASVVSHMGHNLVSLENPGRILSGFNGASTISLGDIVLPVQVGPVTLNVLFSVVQDLSPFNIILGRTWLHCMKAIPSTYHQMVSFLTEDGQINLYGSQLAARQCYQIARESETSQENEPLPESTHALDQ, encoded by the coding sequence ATGGCCATGCCTTCCCAAAGTCGCTCATCTGGTAGAGGAGAAGAAGACAATTCTGAATGGCGCCAAGCCATCGAAAGAAGGCAGTTAGCAAGCGAGCGACAACTGCAAACTCTCCTCCAGGAGACGGCAAGGTTAAGAGAGGAAAATGCAATATTGCGAATCCAGGCATCATCGACGGGGCCATCCCGTCGTCAACACTCTAGAGGCCAAGTAGCCAACTCAAGGCCTCATCTGGAGTCGATCTACCCCGGAACAGCGGAAGTGATCCCTGAAGCACATAACACTAGGCCGCAGGAGCCACACACACCCATGCCTCGAGCTCCCCGTGAAGAAAGCTCAGATTCCACCCATTTCTCGTCAAAGAGACGGCGTGACAGAAGATCCCAGTTATCGGGCGCTATGCGCGCGAGACTAGGACCCCAGCAGCCTGGCAGGCCCAAGCCACCAGCAAACACCACAAGGGGAGTGTACCATGACCCTACGGTCACCCCCATACCACAAAACGTTCTCTCGCACCGTGACCCCTTGGTCACCCCCATGGTGCAGAACGTTCCACCGCACCAAGCAGTACGATCCATTGGGAAAAATCCCCCGAATGAGCCACCCATCGGCTCCATTAGCAAAAggctggatgacatgctctccacgcctttctgCTCTCATATCATTCATTACGAGCCCCCAAGGGGGTTCCTCGTACCAAAGTTCTCCACGTACGATGGGTGCAGTGACCCcttcgaccatatcatgcattatcgGCAGCTCATGACCCTCGATATAGGCAACGACCCGCTGCTGTGCAAGGTATTCCCTGCCAGTCTACAAGGCCAGACCCTCTCATGGTTTCATCGCCTACCTCCTAACTCGGTGGACAACTTCAGAGACCTTTCAGAAGCCTTCGTAGGACAATACCTGTGCTCCGCTTGGCATAAACAGAACATCAGCACCttgcaaaatataaaaatgaaggataatGAATCCTTGAGGGAATTCGTGAAACGATTTGGCCAAGCCGTCCTACAAGTGGAAGCTTGCAGCATGGACGCTGTCCTACAGATCTTCAAGCGAAGCATCTGTCCAGGCACTCCATTTTTTGAATCACTAGCTAAGAAACCTCCCGTGACGATGGACGATTTGTTTCGACGTGCGAACAAATATTCCATGCTTGAGGATGACGTACGGGCAGCCACCCAACAAGTATTGGTTGCCGCGCAGCCATCCAAAGGGAGTATAGAAGGAAGCGTTAAACTTCCAGACAGGCCAAGGCCATCCGATCAGAGGCAAGAAGGGCCAGGCCGCCCGGAAATGCCACCCCTCACACCACTCTCTATAACTTATGAGAAGCTACTCCCTATGATCCAAAGCATGTCCGATTTCAGGTGGCCCAGACCCCTCGAATCGGACCCATCCAGGAGAGATCACAGCAAAAAATGCGCTTACCACAAGGAGCATGGCCATACTACGGAGACGTGCAGAAGCCTCCAGTATTTGGTGGAAAAGCTTATAAAGGCGGGACATTTAAGGCAATACCTCCGCTCAGATGCCAGAGATAGAGACGCCTCCCGGAACCGCGACTTTGGAGCCCCCACGGTTCCAGCCACCCCCAAAGCCGTTATAAACTACATCAATGGAGGTCCGTCGGATGAAGAGATTAATTCCAAACGAAAGAGGCTAAAATTATTGCGAGAGGCAATGGTGCGTGAGCGCGTCAACTCCATCCGACCTGGGATAACCGGAGGAAGCCCTCACCCCATAGACGGAACAATCACTTTTCCACCAGTAGACCCCACAAGGATATTACGTCCGCACCGCGACGCCCTCATTCTATCCTTAGGGATAGACAAATTCGATGTAAGACGCATCTTAGTTGACCCAGGCAGTTCAGCTGACCTGATACAAGCATCAGTCGTAAGCCACATGGGACATAATTTAGTCAGTCTCGAAAACCCTGGGAGAATCCTGTCCGGATTCAACGGGGCATCAACTATTTCCTTAGGAGATATTGTACTACCAGTTCAAGTTGGCCCAGTCACTCTCAACGTCCTATTTTCGGTGGTGCAAGATTTGTCACCCTTCAATATTATCTTGGGGCGCACATGGCTGCATTGCATGAAAGCCATCCCCTCCACGTATCATCAGATGGTAAGCTTTCTTACTGAGGATGGGCAAATCAACCTATACGGCAGTCAGCTAGCTGCTCGCCAATGCTACCAGATAGCAAGAGAATCAGAGACCAGTCAAGAGAATGAACCTCTCCCTGAGTCCACACACGCACTCGACCAATAG